A region of the Arachis hypogaea cultivar Tifrunner chromosome 15, arahy.Tifrunner.gnm2.J5K5, whole genome shotgun sequence genome:
CAATAATTGTTTCATGATAGTTAGTAGTAGTATAATATTTGCACTAGTTTTTTCATGGTATTGAGTGATTATTGATCCATGATCATGGGAAAACTCTAAAATCCAACTTCATCTGCTATGTCACATGGAAACAAGTTAATGAAACAGCAGAAAAGAATTGAATGATATTAATGGATAGTTTAGATATACatacaaatattatattaataatatttctataatttatgtataaataaagTACTCCAAGAGtacttttatatatatctttACTAGGATAGAAAATTATGTATTGTAATTTGTTAAGATCGTAAATTATGCTTTTTAAGATAGGAAATATTTGATATAGTTTCGTATCAAAAGTTGTATATACATGTGTTcattaataaatgaaaaattgataaGTGGTTAAATCCTAGCTCAATGAGAAAGTGTGATAGATACATATATATGTGCCAAGAGTAGAGAGCACAGAAAGAAAGTAAAGAGGAGAAGATCCTTTTTTTCGTTGGTCAATTAGTtttgctgtgttttgatgaaagACAAATCCTAAGATGCCACTTtaccatttttttttctgcatgGAAAGTTCCCCTTCCATTCAATTGTGGAAAAATTTTATGCACTTTCACTTTCATGTTAGAGAGAGtgtattaaataaaagagaaaacaaCAAATGAAACAAAAAAGCACTTAAACCATTCTGTAAAAGTGGCATAGAACTTTGGGCCACTGTGCATTCTACAGAGGAGTTTATATACCAGTGACaacaacaaagaaagaaagagaaaagctaAGCAGTAATTATGATGAAGAAGACATGATCCCTATTATTTGGATGAGAAAGTAGTCTTCAACAGAAAAATCTGGCATTGTTATTAGCATGGATATAATGTTGGAGTGGTTTCCGGCAATGAAAATGAGCATAGAAATAATAATCATTAATGTTAAGTGGTGATGATGATTGATTTTGAGTGTCCACCACTCTTATTAGCTTCAACTATAAATGctttatttctcttcttcttccttttattCACGCTCtctctttcactctctctctatatatctATCAAGATTCTCTCACAGATTCATTGATGTCAACTTTGAATCAACTGTTTGATCTTCCAGAACAGATATGTTATGTCCAATGTGGATTCTGCACTACCATCTTGAtggtaattaattaatcattaactatgaatcaaacatgtattgagttgaattgaatagatgaCGATGATGCAGGTGAGTGTGCCATGCAGCAGCATGTCAATGGTGGTGACAGTGAGATGCGGACACTGCACAAGCCTTCTCTCTGTGAATATGATGAAAGCTTCTTTTGTCCCTTTACACCTCTTAGCTTCTCTTtctactcatcatcatcatcattcaaaaGAAGAGGATGCAAACAACATCGCAACTAACAGTTCTTCATCCATAATGATGATGAACTACTCTTCTAATGATTGTGCAGAAGAGGATGTAACCACAATCAACAATGTTGTCAACAAACGTATGTGTAACACGTACaacaactttttttaattataataatttcatCATGTTtctatattatctttaatttaatttgtgtagCACCGGAGAAAAGACAGCGAACTCCATCAGCTTATAACCGATTCATCAAGTAATCAAAGTTGTTgttgtattttatatatttatgtatatagttGAACTTCAAAAactatgaattataattaatagcAGAATCTGTAATGATTTAATGCAGAGAAGAGATTAAAAGGCTAAAGGCAGAAAACCCTGAAATGGCACACAAGGAGGCTTTCAGTACTGCTGCCAAAAATGTaaagcttttattattattattattattattattattattattattattattattattattattattatttaactcatttaGAAGGCTTTGTAGAATTAATAGGGAACCAGAAGTATTGTTATCATTATTTTTGACAGAAGTATtatttagatttaaaaaaaattaaagatatatttggtttgtatttgtatttttattttttatttttttatttttataaaaaaataaaaatacaaacgaAAGGCACCCAAAATTTGTTGTGTTTATAATGCTGAAATATATTAGTCATTTTCAGTGGGCCAATTTTCCACCAACTCAGTTAAACGGAGATGAAGAAATTTGCAATCAGAAAGAGCAATTTGCGGATCTGGACTCCCAAGTGGACCGTCATTCTCATTCTCATGAGGTAATAAACCCATAAtaacaattattaaaataaaaatgacgaAGACAATATATAATGCTTTCTTCATTTTGTAGACTTAACAGCTGAAACAAGTTACTTTGGCTAATTAGAACTTTGTTATTAGAAGCAGCTCCTCTTGTTTGTCACTTTTCTTCATATCCAAGAGGGAATAATAGAGTTAGCTTATTCAATTCCCATTCATTCAATAACAAACACTTATCCTCATGCTGGATATGCCCATCAATGTGACATTTAGCCATTTATTAGAAACTACTTATGTACATGATTTTATGCATTATAATCAATCAATTACACTTGTTTCATATTTGTATAACCTGCCATATTGTTAAAGGATGGCTCATTTTTTAAGTTATAGCTAATGTTTGAATAAGCTTATATTATTCCaagtttaaattaatttacaATAAAATATCATTTAACCTATTTTTTCTTACAAGTATATATATACCTTTAAGTAATTTAATGAACTATAATTCTATAAATGACAACTAGCActcttaaatattaaattagtactATATATGTGCTAAAAAAAAGCTTAATAACTATAAGGGTTAAGTACTAAATTGGTACTCTATGTTTGGACAAAATCTTATTTTAatctttaaggtttaaagtgttctatttgaatataaaaaagtttcatttaattttaatgtagtcCTACTGTaaagtcaaagttaaataattaatgaaatgtcTTACATGATAGCAGTACAAGAATACgggttaataatataaaaaaacaagTACAAGtttcagaggcacaaaatcaattatagatacatcaatacatttatttatcatttttcttagttctataaaaaatatttcatttaaattgtaaaaaaaatagtaaataaatgtattaatgcATCTAGGATTGATTTTGTGTCTTTGGAGTTTGTATTTGTTCTCTAGATTATTGACCTTGTTCTTGTACCGTTGTCATAGAGGActttccgttaattatttaactttaaccttactgttgaagctaaatgaaacttttttaaattaaaatatgacactttaaaccttaaggaccaaaataggATTACGCTTAAACATAgaggaccaatttaatactttaccctaacTATAAAATAAGACAATATGATTTAACAATAAAGAGATTTTTTTGTACGGAAGAGTAAAAATGGCTGAAAAATATAGACTTTTACTAAAGCATAAAAAGTATTATTAAGATACTAAAAAATTCGTGTATGACTAGATAAATGTCTACCTTTCTTACAGTACTTTTTGTCTTTATAATGACAAGATCAAAATTCGTGTATGACACTTTCAGAGCATCAACGAAGAAGGTGAAGGTTTCCATGGAAGAAAGATGCAAAGAAATTCCATCATGGCAAGGACACAACTTGAATGAAGAAAGATCAATTAAATAAGCACAGTAGTGCAATAACATATAGTAAATGAGAATTCAAAGTTCCCTTTAATCTGTATCTTATTTTATTAATGTTTAAGCTGCCTAGCTCTTATACTgttttttcttcttaaaaaaatatagatatcgATGCTCTCTTGGGAATGAAAACGAGTTAATAAGAAGTGCCAGTTGTTGCTACTACtaacatatatattattagaGACTTAATTAGTTGAGAAAGTTATTAATAATTCATAGTTTAAGTTGTTGCCTTGTTGGGCCAGTTTATGAGCCTTTTATTATAAAGctttaatttttttggtgactattacAAAGATTTAATTAACTTGTGTTCTAAGagtctattttaaaaatatagcaataaaaaaattataatatttttttatgtatttaatgcattaaaaatataaaaaattaatttttataataattataaaatattttcttttataatatgCTTAATCTATGTTTTTAGTACATAAACTAGTAAAActatgccaatgagtaatagctcaaatggcatagtctctccatactcaattaagaggttacggattcgagtcttctatctttggtataaaatacaaaaaaaaaacaaacaaactagTAAAACTCTTATTATAATGCTACTATGCTatgaaaataactaaatttttatcttaaataaaaaataaatatgtatcATAATTGTTTCTTTATATGTAAGTATGGTATTTAACTTTACTTACTTATCCATTAAAAATTACTAATGGCTAGTGATAACAgatactaataataatttatttttaacagaatgaaattattttttattatttaaaaagctAAATCAAAATGTAtaaatatgtatttattaaaatttaaatagtttgttattattattagttaatataaaaaataaacacaaTAAATAGTGATGGTTCCTTAAGGTGATGTTGCCATGGGGTAGCTAAAAGGGACAAagacataaataataatttatatgtgtaccaacaaaataataaatggCCTTATATTTCAACAAATTTAAACTCAATCGCACAAGTTTTACAAAATAGAAACAATATATTTCAAAAGTTGAATTCTACAACTTTTAcataatcataatccataaaatgtaaattaaaaaaatcccaaCTTAATCCAAACATATAAAGCTAACAATTGTACTTATAACTTAATCCTCAACTTTTCTCTGCAACTTCTCTCTGCAACTTCGTTTCACCTTCAACCTCAATAGTAGCCAACTTCAAAAATTGCTTCACAAGCAACTCTTGTCCTCTGCAAATGAGATAATGCAATGATTAGAATGCATTTGGAGAAAATTGCTAATAACAATTTTATGAGAATTCATGAAATGCAGTAAATAAACATGCTAATAAAGATGAAAttaaaccatgctagaaatccatTAGTTAAGAAGAATGATCAACATCAAACCCCCTAGATCATTACTGACAGTGACGAtaacaataaatatttaaaatcctACTATGATCAGCATCTATAAAGAAAAAAACCTTTTCAGTAGACATGGCTAATTCTCCCAACTGCTTCCATTTAGACTCACTCTGCACTTCCGTGCCAATGCTCTGATCGAAGAGCAGAAAAAAGGATGAGTAGTTCTCATAATTTAAAGTGAAACAAGAAAGTAATCAGTAAGTTACATTATAAAACTTTTATAAGTCAAAGGCTATCTCCTTTCAGGCACatgaaatttttttaacttaCCTTTGCAACCTCTAATCTCCCAAGCTACATGGCTAGATCGAACCTATAGTCAGGGTCAGTAGCTACTTCAAGAGCATCCTTTATCATGCCTCGTGATTCCAGGAATCAAGCCACACTACCATAAAAACATGTATATAATTTTAACTAGGACACATATATGACATCTTAGAACCAAGCTTTAGAACTGAATTCCTAATTTAGAAAGTAGAACAATACGCCCTCTACATTAAGAAGAGGGGTAAAACTGCAAAATATGAGACTATACACTTGTATCATGAAAGAACATcaagcaataacaataacaataattcaGTGTTAAGAATACCATAACAAAGTGGGCAAGAAGTGATGTGCTATTAATGAGCTAGTACCTGTTGTGATGCTCTTTAGGAATGGATGGTAGAACTTCATTGGCCCTATCCAAGTCACCACGCATCACAAGAGTCCTGTACTCAATCAAGCTCAAAAGTAGCGTGTATCCCATTAAATTGAAACCATCAAGAACAGAAATATAATCAAGCACTGCACTACACTATTAGCGTAATATGTGATATCAAATGATACAAAGACTGCACTTACTTGAACTCTTTGTCTATCAAGTAAACCTTACTTTGGCTGGCAAGATATCCCAACAAGTACATAGGACGGTCCAAATGAGACATTGTAGTCACCTAAGTTCATAATGGTATTTATCAAGAAGCCTTAACTGAGGCAAGTAGTAAAATAAATCCTTTTCTCCGCAACGAATAAACTTATCAAGACGTAGAGGTGATAACAAGGAGTTCAATAAACATGAGAATTAGAAGTTCTTTCAAATTGAACCAAATAGGAGAAATTGGCAATACCTCTCCACTAACACAATAGTTAAGCCTCCAAGAAGAATAGTTATAGATAAAACAATCCCCAACCCAGATCCCTGTTCTCACACGCTCATTCATTTCATGGAGGAGCTCAAAGGCATCTTCAACACCTTGCTCATCAACGGCCGTTTTACTGTCAAGATATGATGCAACAACATCACGCTGCAAAAGTGgaagttaaaatttttattgtgcCTCACTAAGCAAATTGCAACCCAATAAAATTTCCCCCCCTTTTTTGTGTGTTCGGATAAAATCAACTGTAGATAAAAGGATC
Encoded here:
- the LOC112746955 gene encoding axial regulator YABBY 4 — encoded protein: MSTLNQLFDLPEQICYVQCGFCTTILMVSVPCSSMSMVVTVRCGHCTSLLSVNMMKASFVPLHLLASLSTHHHHHSKEEDANNIATNSSSSIMMMNYSSNDCAEEDVTTINNVVNKPPEKRQRTPSAYNRFIKEEIKRLKAENPEMAHKEAFSTAAKNWANFPPTQLNGDEEICNQKEQFADLDSQVDRHSHSHESINEEGEGFHGRKMQRNSIMARTQLE